In a single window of the Saccharothrix australiensis genome:
- the ispG gene encoding flavodoxin-dependent (E)-4-hydroxy-3-methylbut-2-enyl-diphosphate synthase: MVSVPLPDPALPPPVLSERRKTRQLMVGSVGVGSEFPVSVQSMTTTVTADVNATLQQIAELTAAGCDIVRVACPSQDDADALAEIARKSQIPVIADIHFQPKYVFAAIEAGCAAVRVNPGNIRKFDDKVREIAAAARDRGTPIRIGVNAGSLDPRLLAKHGKATPEALAESALWEASLFAEHDFHDLKISVKHNDPVVMVRAYELLAERCDYPLHLGVTEAGPAFQGTIKSAVAFGALLRQGIGDTIRVSLSAPPVEEVKVGHQILQSLNLRPRKLEIVSCPSCGRAQVDVYTLAEQVTAGLEGLEVPLRVAVMGCVVNGPGEARGADLGVASGNGKGQIFVKGEVVKTVPEHRIVETLIEEAMRIAEEGGDTPAPGPPTRVRPNSSGTRGDTA, from the coding sequence ATGGTGTCCGTTCCGCTGCCCGATCCGGCATTGCCGCCTCCCGTGCTGTCGGAGCGGCGCAAGACCCGGCAGTTGATGGTCGGGTCGGTCGGGGTGGGCAGTGAGTTCCCGGTGTCGGTGCAGTCGATGACGACGACCGTGACGGCGGATGTGAACGCGACGTTGCAGCAGATCGCGGAGTTGACGGCGGCGGGCTGTGACATCGTGCGGGTGGCGTGCCCGTCGCAGGACGACGCGGACGCGTTGGCGGAGATCGCGCGCAAGTCGCAGATCCCGGTGATCGCGGACATCCACTTCCAGCCCAAGTACGTGTTCGCGGCGATCGAGGCGGGGTGCGCGGCGGTCCGGGTGAACCCCGGCAACATCAGGAAGTTCGACGACAAGGTGCGGGAGATCGCCGCCGCGGCGCGTGACCGGGGCACGCCGATCCGGATCGGGGTGAACGCGGGGTCGTTGGACCCGCGGTTGCTGGCCAAGCACGGCAAGGCGACCCCGGAGGCGTTGGCGGAGTCGGCGTTGTGGGAGGCGTCGTTGTTCGCCGAGCACGACTTCCACGACCTGAAGATCAGTGTGAAGCACAACGATCCGGTGGTCATGGTGCGGGCCTACGAACTGTTGGCCGAGCGGTGCGACTACCCGTTGCACCTGGGGGTGACCGAGGCGGGTCCGGCGTTCCAGGGCACGATCAAGTCGGCGGTGGCGTTCGGTGCGTTGTTGCGGCAGGGCATCGGGGACACGATCCGGGTGTCGTTGTCCGCGCCGCCGGTGGAGGAGGTCAAGGTCGGTCACCAGATCCTGCAGTCGCTCAACCTGCGTCCGCGCAAGCTGGAGATCGTGTCCTGCCCGTCCTGTGGTCGGGCCCAGGTGGACGTGTACACGTTGGCGGAGCAGGTCACGGCGGGTCTGGAGGGGTTGGAGGTGCCGCTGCGGGTCGCCGTGATGGGCTGTGTGGTCAACGGTCCCGGTGAGGCGCGGGGGGCGGACCTGGGTGTGGCGTCGGGCAACGGCAAGGGCCAGATCTTCGTCAAGGGCGAGGTGGTCAAGACCGTGCCCGAGCACCGGATCGTGGAGACCCTCATCGAGGAGGCCATGCGCATCGCCGAGGAGGGCGGTGACACCCCCGCGCCGGGGCCGCCGACGCGAGTTCGGCCGAATTCGAGTGGCACCCGTGGGGATACTGCATGA
- a CDS encoding tetratricopeptide repeat protein, with the protein MSPRNRTENSLLRALVNEARWTNHNLALAVNRVAAESGITLRYDRTTVSHWLWGTRPRPHVAAFIAEALSRRLDRFVSTADIGMTDAAPDATTSTCDEPSGTTALHALVTADLDPVRRSRLYQQPFRLDWAVTGPWHPTGSERPSHHHGVPQSPTGHTAALVAMTAAFASTDQAFGGDIGRSALKAYLATDVLTWLRSSSGGQERRELLAAASALTRLMGFKCFDSLHCNLAQRYYRVSLRLAEEAGDTLGHGETLFYMGIQASFLGHHSRAAQLVSAALYRTKGVAPPETHAAFLGQAAVAYAALACSREATTFLSHAERQVEKIDTVSRPGQTPQADLAYRVGQAMLLSKNYRESERWLLRSLGHRPGRERRSRMLTAHLLADSQLAQGQVENACAAWRGFLEDYPYMHSGRVDRAIMVLRRRLQRYRGNPAVERVLSQAMPRAG; encoded by the coding sequence ATGTCACCGAGGAACCGCACCGAGAATTCCCTCCTACGCGCCCTTGTGAACGAGGCCAGATGGACCAACCACAATCTTGCCCTGGCCGTCAACAGGGTCGCGGCCGAATCCGGAATCACCCTGCGCTACGACCGGACCACCGTGTCCCACTGGTTGTGGGGCACCAGACCGCGGCCCCACGTCGCCGCATTCATCGCCGAGGCGCTGTCACGCCGCCTGGACCGTTTCGTCAGCACCGCCGACATCGGCATGACCGACGCCGCCCCCGACGCCACGACGTCGACCTGTGACGAGCCGTCCGGCACCACCGCGCTGCACGCCCTGGTGACGGCTGACCTGGACCCCGTACGTCGATCGCGGTTGTACCAGCAGCCGTTCCGGCTCGACTGGGCCGTGACCGGCCCGTGGCACCCGACCGGCTCCGAGCGGCCGAGCCACCACCACGGCGTGCCGCAGTCCCCCACCGGCCACACGGCGGCACTCGTCGCCATGACAGCCGCCTTCGCCTCGACCGATCAGGCGTTCGGGGGCGACATCGGCCGGTCCGCGCTCAAGGCGTACCTGGCCACCGACGTCCTGACCTGGCTGCGGTCGTCGTCCGGCGGGCAGGAGCGCCGAGAACTGCTGGCCGCGGCGTCGGCCCTGACGCGCCTGATGGGGTTCAAGTGCTTCGACAGCCTGCACTGCAACCTCGCCCAACGGTACTACCGGGTGTCACTGCGCTTGGCCGAGGAGGCAGGCGACACCCTGGGCCACGGCGAAACCCTGTTCTACATGGGCATCCAGGCGAGCTTCCTCGGCCACCACTCCCGGGCTGCTCAACTGGTGAGCGCGGCGCTCTACCGGACGAAGGGCGTGGCGCCACCCGAAACCCATGCCGCGTTCCTGGGGCAGGCCGCGGTGGCCTACGCCGCTCTCGCCTGCAGCAGGGAGGCGACCACCTTCCTCTCCCACGCGGAGCGGCAAGTGGAGAAGATCGACACCGTCAGTCGGCCGGGCCAGACCCCCCAGGCCGACCTTGCCTATCGCGTCGGCCAGGCGATGCTGCTGTCGAAGAACTACCGCGAGTCCGAGCGCTGGCTGCTCCGGTCGCTGGGGCATCGGCCGGGGAGGGAGCGCCGGTCCCGGATGCTCACCGCGCACCTGCTGGCCGATTCGCAGTTGGCGCAAGGACAAGTCGAGAACGCCTGTGCGGCCTGGCGAGGTTTTCTCGAAGATTATCCGTACATGCACTCCGGTCGAGTGGACCGCGCCATCATGGTGCTGCGCAGGAGACTGCAGCGCTATCGCGGGAACCCCGCCGTGGAACGAGTTCTGAGCCAAGCGATGCCACGTGCCGGGTAG
- a CDS encoding ABC1 kinase family protein, whose product MAGNIAAGAVSRQSAGSEPTQDTPVEDKERRRARAVRVALERLGPFYVKLGQILSTRPDLVSDVLIDELEKLHDDVTPSPFGEFAAILDQEIPSWRLRLRTIDVVKPLGSASLAQVYRVTMDDGGDAVVKIQRPRIRSQVLQDMKKMRRVARLVGRLAPRFNELIDLDAMLQVIFNGMQPELDFTLEAQNMVDARRVVKEFKHLTVPKVIDATPRVLVQTLAPGVSIGDADPNAFSGKERKKIGRDLLAFMYRGYFSEHVFHADPHPGNIFVHPGKKANIIDWGMVGKIDRHLGMVLILVLLSIAQNDAPATARSWIELGHATSRADLHGFSGDMSMLIPKISSASLEELNFGVTLSTILMYATRRGVHTSPHISLLGKSFANVEGSVRNLAPELSMVDVFEDAMVEIMGDLFSEVLSKKQAARFALDLVIGGTSALDYLRKITRDLNNRDVTIQLGVLKGRGYQEVGHAANMMYIGLGILIAWVWTLRTRR is encoded by the coding sequence GTGGCGGGCAACATCGCCGCGGGCGCCGTCTCGCGCCAATCGGCGGGGTCGGAACCGACCCAGGACACGCCCGTCGAGGACAAGGAGCGGCGGCGAGCGCGGGCCGTCCGGGTCGCGCTCGAGCGGTTGGGCCCGTTCTACGTCAAGCTCGGCCAGATCCTGTCCACCCGGCCCGACCTCGTCTCCGATGTGCTGATCGACGAGTTGGAGAAGTTGCACGACGACGTGACGCCCAGCCCGTTCGGGGAGTTCGCCGCGATCCTGGACCAGGAGATACCCAGTTGGCGCCTGCGGCTCAGGACCATCGACGTCGTCAAACCCCTGGGGTCCGCCTCCCTCGCGCAGGTGTACCGGGTCACGATGGACGACGGTGGCGACGCGGTGGTGAAGATCCAACGCCCCCGGATACGGTCGCAGGTCCTCCAGGACATGAAGAAGATGCGCCGGGTCGCCCGACTCGTGGGCCGGTTGGCACCGCGTTTCAACGAACTGATCGACCTCGACGCGATGCTGCAGGTCATCTTCAACGGTATGCAGCCGGAGCTGGACTTCACCCTCGAAGCGCAGAACATGGTCGACGCCCGCCGGGTGGTCAAGGAGTTCAAGCACCTGACCGTGCCCAAGGTGATCGACGCGACCCCGAGGGTGTTGGTGCAGACATTGGCCCCCGGTGTGTCCATCGGTGACGCCGACCCGAACGCGTTCTCCGGGAAGGAGCGCAAGAAAATCGGTCGGGACCTCCTCGCCTTCATGTACCGCGGCTACTTCTCCGAACACGTGTTCCACGCGGACCCGCACCCCGGCAACATCTTCGTGCACCCCGGGAAGAAAGCCAACATCATCGACTGGGGAATGGTCGGGAAGATCGACCGCCACCTGGGCATGGTGCTCATCCTGGTACTGCTCAGCATCGCGCAGAACGACGCGCCGGCGACCGCCCGCAGCTGGATCGAGCTCGGGCACGCCACCTCGCGGGCCGACCTGCACGGCTTCTCCGGCGACATGTCGATGCTCATCCCGAAGATCTCCTCGGCCTCGCTGGAGGAGTTGAACTTCGGGGTCACCCTCAGCACCATCCTCATGTACGCGACCAGGCGCGGCGTCCACACCAGCCCGCACATCTCCCTGCTGGGCAAGTCGTTCGCCAACGTCGAGGGCTCGGTGCGCAACCTGGCTCCCGAGCTGTCCATGGTCGACGTCTTCGAGGACGCGATGGTCGAGATCATGGGCGACCTCTTCTCCGAAGTCCTGTCCAAGAAGCAGGCGGCGCGGTTCGCGCTGGACCTCGTGATCGGCGGCACGAGCGCGCTGGACTACCTGCGGAAGATCACTCGCGATCTCAACAACCGCGACGTCACCATCCAGCTGGGGGTGCTCAAGGGCAGGGGCTACCAGGAGGTCGGCCACGCGGCGAACATGATGTACATCGGCCTCGGCATCCTGATCGCCTGGGTGTGGACGCTTCGCACCCGCCGATAG
- a CDS encoding terpene synthase family protein, translating to MTHARGTPPRPPFWCPFPARPHPLAAQLVDGSARWARDMGLAASSTVFADTALPRGVSGLGPYLDPAGGAGTAQLASDFVEWSFALEAAARQDFSRPDVEDFPALAQRLLGVLQRPGARGAGGGPLPRALADLSRRVERLHPSAVDAWTARVRNHVVARRWEYGCRSRHGVPGFGHYVTRRRSGIAALCVLTLPRRSDPGLGSSATLAARRLALAAVDVIGLDHDVALYPLVLRSGPFPLNAATCIERHEGHPWDVAIYRTVQRRDEIMAAFVRGCEFLDRRADTALRSTLSRLRDCVSGHIAWLRRSGLPRLPPRPRCAADAVDDW from the coding sequence GTGACCCACGCCCGCGGCACACCTCCACGTCCCCCGTTCTGGTGCCCGTTCCCCGCGAGGCCGCACCCGCTGGCGGCGCAACTGGTCGACGGCAGTGCCCGATGGGCGCGGGACATGGGCCTGGCCGCGTCCTCGACGGTGTTCGCGGACACGGCCCTGCCGAGGGGCGTGTCCGGCCTCGGCCCCTATCTCGACCCCGCCGGTGGAGCCGGGACCGCCCAACTGGCGAGCGACTTCGTCGAGTGGTCCTTCGCCCTGGAGGCCGCCGCGCGCCAGGACTTCTCCCGCCCCGACGTGGAGGACTTCCCGGCCCTGGCCCAGCGGTTGCTCGGCGTGCTCCAGCGCCCCGGGGCACGAGGGGCGGGTGGCGGTCCTCTGCCGCGGGCGCTGGCGGACCTGTCGCGACGCGTCGAGCGGTTGCACCCGTCCGCCGTCGACGCCTGGACCGCCCGCGTGCGCAACCACGTCGTGGCCCGGCGCTGGGAGTACGGGTGCCGCTCCCGACACGGGGTTCCCGGCTTCGGGCACTACGTGACCCGGCGGCGGTCCGGTATCGCCGCGCTCTGCGTCCTCACCCTGCCCCGCCGGTCCGACCCGGGGCTCGGGTCATCCGCGACGCTCGCCGCACGACGACTCGCCCTGGCCGCGGTCGACGTCATCGGCCTGGACCACGATGTGGCGTTGTACCCGTTGGTGTTGCGCAGCGGCCCTTTCCCGCTCAATGCCGCCACCTGCATCGAGAGGCACGAGGGGCACCCGTGGGACGTCGCGATCTACCGAACGGTCCAGCGCCGCGACGAGATCATGGCGGCGTTCGTCAGAGGTTGCGAGTTCCTCGACCGACGGGCGGACACCGCGCTCCGGTCGACGTTGTCGCGTTTGCGGGACTGCGTCAGCGGCCACATCGCCTGGCTGCGCCGCTCGGGGCTCCCCCGGCTGCCCCCGCGACCCCGGTGTGCGGCGGACGCCGTCGACGACTGGTGA